The nucleotide window GACAACTGCATACGCTGCTGGAAGTGCCATGACGCGTGCCCCACCGGAGCCATCGACTTCAAGGTGGAGGAGCGCAAGGATTTCCACATCCTGGTCGCCGACCGCGATCCGGAACTGGCGGAATTCATGCAGGCCGAACTCGAGGAGCAGAACTTCCCGCTTCATTTTGCCCGGTCGGGCCAGGAGGCGGTGGACGCGCTGGCTTCGGAACAGAGTTTCGGCCTGCTCCTGCTGGGGATGAACCTGAACGACATGGACGCCGAGCGGCTGCTGACCCGCAGCCGGGAATTGCGCCCCGACCTGCCCGTGGTGGTCATGGCCGATTCCGGCCACGAAGAGACCGCCGCCGACCTGGTCATGCAGGGCGCGCGGGAGTACCTGGTCAAGCCGTTCACGAGCAAGCGCTTCGTGCCCTGGCTGGACAAGCTCTACATGCGCATCCTGTCCGACTCCTCCGAGGAATTGGAAGTGGGGACCGTGGTCCTGGCGGGCGGATTCGACTGCTACACCCCGGCCATGGACCCGGAGGGCGGCAACGACATCTGGGCCTATGACCATCCCAACGTGCTGACCGCCGTGGAGTTCGAGCGGCTCATGTCAGGCACCGGCCCCACGGGCGGAAAGCTCCTGCGGCCCGGGGACGGCAAGCCCGTGAAGAAGATCGCCTGGATTCAGTGCGTGGGATCGCGCGACGTCCAGAAGAACGCGGACTTCTGTTCCGGCATCTGCTGCATGTTTTCCATCAAGGAGGCCCTGCTTGCCAAGCGGATGACCGGGGGCGAGATGGACACCACCATTTACTACATGGACATGCGTACCTCCGGAAAGGGGTACCAGCGCTACCGCCGCAACGCCGAGAAGGAACAGGGCGTGCGGTTCGTGCGCAGTCGTCCGCACACCATCTTCCCGGCGGACGACGGCCAGAGCCTCCGGGTGGACTACCTGACCGATTCCGGGGAGCTGCTGTCCGAGACCTACGACATGATCGTGCTGGCCGCCGGCGTGCGTCCGCCCAGGGACACCGACAAGTTCGCCCTGACCATGGGTGTCGACCTCAACCGGTGGGGCTTCCTGGAAACCCAGCCCTATGCGTCCGAAAAGACGAGCAAGGTCGGCGTGTTCGCTGCCGGAGCCTTCGGGGAACCTCGGGATATCTCCGAGTCGGTCATCCAGGCCGGGGCCGCGGCCCAGGCCGCCTCGCGCATCATCAAGGCCTACGACGTGCTGGCGGGCATCGAAACAGAGTCCGAGCCGGAGTACCCGGACGTGTCGCGCGACCCGGCCCGGACCCTGGTGGCGATCTGCGCCTCCTGTCCCACCCTGGAGCAGGCCGTGGATCTGGAAGTAGTGAGCGAGCGCATGGCCCGTGTCCATTCCGTGTGCAAGGTCATGCCCGTGGGCAGCGCCTGCACCCCACAGGGATGGAAGGACATCGAGGAGGCCGCCCTGGAATACAAGCCCAACCGCATCCTCATCGGGGCGTGCATGCCGTACGCCTATATTCCCCGGCTCAAGGAGCTGGGCAGGGCCATCGGCCTCAACCCCGCCCTCATGGACGTGGTGGATATCTACACCTCCACCTTCGACTCGGCCTGCGGGGCCGGTGACGAGGCGTGCAGGGCCCGGGCGGAGAAGGAAGTCTATTCCACCCTGTCCACGGCCGTGGCCCGGCTGCAGGGCGCGGACCCGTCCGGTCCGGCGGTCACCGTGGACGTGGCCCGATCCGCCCTGGTCGTGGGCGGCGGCCTGGCCGGCATGACTGCCGCCATGGCCATCGCGGACCAGGGGTACGGCGTGTGCCTGGTGGAGACCGAGGAGCAGTTGGGCGGCACGGCCATGCGGCTGCACACCCAGCTCGACGGCTCGGACCCGCGCAAGTACATGGAGGAGCTCATAGCCCAGGTGGAGAAGCATCCCAACATCAAGGCGTTCACCGATTCGAGGGTGGTCCTCTCGCGCGGCAGCGCGGGCCGGTTCCGGTCCGCCATCGCCAGTCCGCGCGGCGTGTTCCAGCTGGAGCACGGCGTGTCCATCCTGGCCACCGGCGGCCACGAGGCCAAGGTCTACGAGTCCGGCCTGTGCGTGCACAAGACCGTCATGACCCACCTCGCCCTGGAGGAGCAGCTCGCCACCGGCCAGCTGGACGCCGGGGCCATCAAGTCTGTGGCCATGATCCAGTGCTGGCGCAACGAGGGCGAGGAGCGCACCTTCTGCAGCAAGGTCTGCTGTCCGGAGATGCTCAAGAACGTGCTCAACCTGAAGCAGCGCAATCCCGACCTGGCTATCTATGTCTTCTACCGCGACATCATGACCCAGGGATTCATGGAGACATATTACACCCAGGCCCGCAGGGCCGGGGCCATCTTCATACGGTACGACGACGAGACCGCGCCCAAGGTGACGTTCGAGGAGAACCACCAGCCCGTGATCGCCGGGTTTGATCCCATCCTCAACAGGAAGATCGAGATTCGACCGGATATTCTCTCCCTGTCCAGCGGCATCGAGCCCAACGATGTGGAGGAATTGCTGGAGGTCTTCGACGTGACCGTGGATCAGGACGGCTTCTATCAGGAGGCCGACTTCAAGTGGCGTCCCGTCGATTTCCTCAAGCAGGGCGTATTCGCCTGCGGCATCGGCCTGGCTCCCCGGCGCATGGACGAGACCATCAGTTCGGCCAAGGCCTCCGCCCAGCGCGCCCTGCGCATCCTGAACGCCGAGAAGATCGCCCGCGAGACCGTTGTGGCCTCGGTGCGGCACTCCCTGTGTTCGCTCTGCCAGGCGTGCGTCGCGGCCTGCCCGTACGGCGCGCGGGTCCTGGACATGACCGAGGAAAAGATCGTGGTGGACGAAATCCTGTGCCAGGGCTGCGGGTCCTGCGCGGCGGTCTGTCCCAACAGCGCCACCGTGCTGACCGGATTCCACGACGGGCCCATGATGTCCGTCATCGACGCGGCATTGGAAGAACCGGCCTGAGCCGGCTGAAGAATGGAAGACAAGAGTGCAAGGAGTGACTCATGAGCGAACCAGTCAGGAAGACATGGAGTCCGGCTTCGGAGGAATACCAGTCCATTCTGGGGGGGCTTCGGGAGTCCGTGGGGGCGTGCATGCAATGCGGCACCTGCACGGCGTCCTGTCCCAACTGGCATGCCATGGACGTGACCCCCAGGGCCATGTGGCGGATGATCCAGTTCGGCATGCTCGACGAGATTCTGGAGAGCCGGACATTCTGGATGTGCTCATCCTGCTACATGTGCACGCTGCGGTGTCCGCGCGGCCTCAAGCTGACCTCTGCCATGGCCGCCTTGAAGCGGTTGGCCAGGGTGGACGGCAGTGCCGCAGCCCGCAGGAACAGCGCTTTCTACGAGGCGTTCATGGACGATGTCGAGGCCCACGGCCGGGTGCAGGAGACGAGCATGATGCAGCGCTATTTCCTCAAGCGGAAGAGCCCGACAGTGCCGCTCGCCTTCCTGCCGCTGGGCATGAAGATGCTGAGCAAGGGCAAGGTCCACCTCCCGTCCAGGGGGCAGGGGGGCGTGCTCAAGCCGTTGTTCGCCAAGGCGCGTGAAATGGAGGGGTTGTGATGAAGTATGCATACTATCCCGGATGCTCCCTGACCGAGAGCGCCCGCGAGTTCGACATCTCCACCCGGGCGGTCATGGAACGGCTCGGCGCGGAGCTGACAGAGATTCCCGACTGGACCTGCTGCGGGGCCAGCGCGGCCGAGCCTGTGAGCGAGCTCATGAACTACGTGCTGCCCGCCCGCAACCTGGCCATCGTGGAGCAGGAGATGGACGGTATCGACGTCCTGGCGCCGTGCGCGGCCTGTTACCTGAATCTTTACAAGGTCAACCGGGAGGTGGTGGGCGACCGGCATCTCCACGCCCGGCTCAACGAGGTCCTGGCGGCTTCGGGGCTGACCTACGGCGGCAACGTCCGGGTCCGACATCTGATCGACGTCCTCAAGAACGACGTGGGCGCAAAGATCGTGGAGCAGAAGGTCACCGACTCACTCAAGGGCATGAAGATCGCGCCCTATTACGGATGCCAGATCCTGCGGCCCTATCCGGTCTTCGACGATCCGGGCAAGCCCGTGTCCATGGAGCCGTTCATCACCGCAATGGGCGGTGAGGTGTTCCGGTGGTCCATGTCCAACCGGTGCTGCGGGGCGTCCCTGATGGTGGCCCACCCGGAAGTGGCCGTCAAATCCGTGGCCGCGATCCTGGCCGACGCCGAGGGCGCGGACGCCATCGTCACGGTCTGCCCGCTGTGCCAGATGAACCTGGAGGCCTACCAGGACAAGGCGGTCAAGGCGGGCGGCAAGGCGGTGCCGGTGCTGTATCTGACCCAACTGATGGGATTGGCCCTGGGGCTGGACCAGAAGGCCATGCAGCTGGACAAGAACCTGACCCTGACCCCGTCGGTCAGGCAGGACATAAAGACCCGGGCGTGGGCGGTTCCCGAGCCCGAAACCGATGCAGAAACGGCAGGTATGAACGGATAACCTTCAAGGAAAAGGGGGCAAGTCATGTTTAAGGACATCATTGTGGGTGTCACGCCCACCGGTATCGACGAGTGCGCGGTCAAGGCAGCGGCCGAGTTCGCCACCAAGTTCGAATCCAAGCTCTACCTGACCCACGTGGCGGGCATGGAGCAGGGCTGGGGCTCCATCGAGACCCTGGAGCCGTCCGGCGAGACCGGCCAGCTTCAGGAACGGATGACCCAGATGTACGGCAAGTATCTCGAATCCATCCCGGACTCGCAGATCAAGGTGGTGGCCGGAATTCCGCATAACGAACTGTTGCGGCTGGCCCGGCAGAAGAACACGGACCTCATCGTCATGGGCCCGCACACCAAGGAATACGAGGAAAAGCGCGCCAAGATGTGGGGCATGGCGGGCTCCACCCTCGAGCGCGTAAGCCAGCGCGCCCGGTGCCCGGTCATGATCGTGTGCAAGGACGTGGACTGCAAGGAGCCGCTGTTCCAGAACATCATCGTGGCCACGGACTTCTCCGACCAGGCCGAGTGCGCGGTGGCCTATGGCGGCCAGATGGCCCGCCAGTACAAGGCCAACCTGGTTCTCATTCACGTCACCGAGCCCGGCGGTCCGGGCAAGAGCGAGTGCATGACCCGGCTGGAAAAGGCCTACGAAGGGCGGATGGACGGCATTCAGGGTCATTCCTACAAGGTCGAGGTCGGCGAGCCCGCCATGGAGATTCTGCGGCTTGCCCGGCAGCAGGATGCGGACCTGATCATAATGGCCCACCACTCCAAGGAAAGCGACCCGGACAAGGCGTTCCTCGGCTCCACCGTTACCCAGGTGGCGCTCAATGCGCCGTGTCCGACCATGAGCGTCAACCGCTTCTTCGATCTGCGGTGCGGCCTCATGTACGACCAGACCGGTCAGGTGGTCGAGGCGGAAGCCGAAGCAGCGGTCTAGTCGGGTCGCCTGCCGGACCCGATGACTGGCCCTGAACGATATAAACCGTTCCGGGGGCGGAAGGCCGCCCCCGGAATGTCCTGCGGCAAACGATTGAAAGGAGTGAGCCATGGGCGAAGCAGCGGAACTGCTGGTCGAACCGAAGCAGTCTGAATTAGTTGACAAGGTCAAGGGTTTGCTGCCGGAAGATGGCAACCTGAGCATGTGCCTGACCTGCGGCGCATGTTCCTCGGGGTGTCCGGCCACCGGCATGCACGGCATGGATCCGCGCAAGTTCCTCCGCTTGGCTCTTCTGGGGCAGGAGGAGGAAATCAGGTCCACGCCGTGGGTCTGGCTCTGCACCATGTGCAGACGGTGCGTGCACGCCTGCCCCATGGGGGTGGATATCCCGCAGCTGGTCTATTACACCCGGCAGTCCTGGCCGAGGGAGGAGCGCCCCAAGGGCATCCTGGGCTCCTGCGAGCAGGCTTTGAACACGTCGGGCAACAGCGCCATGGGCGCGTCCAGCGAGGACTTCAAGTTCGTCATCGAGGATGTGCTGGAAGAGGTGCGCGAGGAACAGCCGGGCATGGAAAACCTGCAGGCGCCCATCGACAAGAAGGGGGCATACTACTTCCTGAACCAGAACTCGCGCGAACCCGTCACCGAGCCGGACGAGATGGTCCCCCTGTGGAAGATTCTCCATCTGGTCGGGGCGGACTGGACCTATTCCACCAAGGGGTGGGCCGCCGAGAACTACTGCATGTTCCTGGCCGACGACGAGTCATGGGAAAAGGTGGTCCGGAACAAGGCCCAGGCTGTGGAGGACCTGGGATGCAAAGTCTGGCTCAACACCGAGTGAGGACACGAATTCTACGCAGTCCGGGCCGGACTGCAAAAGTTCAATGTTGAGCACAGTTTCGGGATGGAGTCCATCATCCGCCTGTATGCGAAGTGGATTCGCGAGGGCAAGCTGCCGGTCAATTCCGACTGGAACAAGGACCTGGGCGTGACCTTCACGGTCCAGGACCCCTGCCAACTGGTCCGCAAATCCCTGCATGACCCGGTGGCCGAGGACCTGCGGTTCGTGGTCAGGTCCGTGGTCGGCGAAGAGAACTTCATCGACATGTGGCCCAACAAGTCAAACAACTATTGTTGCGGCGGCGGCGGCGGATTCCTGCAATCGGGATTCGCCGAAGAGAGGAGGCAGTACGGCAGGATCAAGCTTGATCAGATTCTTCGGACCAAGGCTGATTACTGTATCGCCCCGTGCCACAACTGCCATTCTCAGATCCATGATCTGAGCGAACATTACGAAGCCGGGTTCCCCGTGGTCCATCTGTGGACGCTCATCTGCCTCTCCCTGGGCATACTGGGGGAAAACGAGCGGGAATATCTCGGCGAGGACCTCAAGAACGTAGGGTTGTGACCGTCCCGAGGCAGCGGTCA belongs to Pseudodesulfovibrio portus and includes:
- a CDS encoding 4Fe-4S binding protein, with the translated sequence MRKQYGALVVGAGIGGIRAALDLAVTGHKVALIDRRPSHGGILAQLDHQFPSDHCGMCKMLPLMSRDSSSQFCLRKGLFHDNIDIYLSTEVGEMEGEPGKYLVSLTRKSTLIDPQKCVSCGRCSEVCPVRVPSEFNAGLTERPAVYLPVPYAIPNHYVLDLDNCIRCWKCHDACPTGAIDFKVEERKDFHILVADRDPELAEFMQAELEEQNFPLHFARSGQEAVDALASEQSFGLLLLGMNLNDMDAERLLTRSRELRPDLPVVVMADSGHEETAADLVMQGAREYLVKPFTSKRFVPWLDKLYMRILSDSSEELEVGTVVLAGGFDCYTPAMDPEGGNDIWAYDHPNVLTAVEFERLMSGTGPTGGKLLRPGDGKPVKKIAWIQCVGSRDVQKNADFCSGICCMFSIKEALLAKRMTGGEMDTTIYYMDMRTSGKGYQRYRRNAEKEQGVRFVRSRPHTIFPADDGQSLRVDYLTDSGELLSETYDMIVLAAGVRPPRDTDKFALTMGVDLNRWGFLETQPYASEKTSKVGVFAAGAFGEPRDISESVIQAGAAAQAASRIIKAYDVLAGIETESEPEYPDVSRDPARTLVAICASCPTLEQAVDLEVVSERMARVHSVCKVMPVGSACTPQGWKDIEEAALEYKPNRILIGACMPYAYIPRLKELGRAIGLNPALMDVVDIYTSTFDSACGAGDEACRARAEKEVYSTLSTAVARLQGADPSGPAVTVDVARSALVVGGGLAGMTAAMAIADQGYGVCLVETEEQLGGTAMRLHTQLDGSDPRKYMEELIAQVEKHPNIKAFTDSRVVLSRGSAGRFRSAIASPRGVFQLEHGVSILATGGHEAKVYESGLCVHKTVMTHLALEEQLATGQLDAGAIKSVAMIQCWRNEGEERTFCSKVCCPEMLKNVLNLKQRNPDLAIYVFYRDIMTQGFMETYYTQARRAGAIFIRYDDETAPKVTFEENHQPVIAGFDPILNRKIEIRPDILSLSSGIEPNDVEELLEVFDVTVDQDGFYQEADFKWRPVDFLKQGVFACGIGLAPRRMDETISSAKASAQRALRILNAEKIARETVVASVRHSLCSLCQACVAACPYGARVLDMTEEKIVVDEILCQGCGSCAAVCPNSATVLTGFHDGPMMSVIDAALEEPA
- a CDS encoding 4Fe-4S dicluster domain-containing protein, with translation MSEPVRKTWSPASEEYQSILGGLRESVGACMQCGTCTASCPNWHAMDVTPRAMWRMIQFGMLDEILESRTFWMCSSCYMCTLRCPRGLKLTSAMAALKRLARVDGSAAARRNSAFYEAFMDDVEAHGRVQETSMMQRYFLKRKSPTVPLAFLPLGMKMLSKGKVHLPSRGQGGVLKPLFAKAREMEGL
- a CDS encoding CoB--CoM heterodisulfide reductase iron-sulfur subunit B family protein, with the translated sequence MKYAYYPGCSLTESAREFDISTRAVMERLGAELTEIPDWTCCGASAAEPVSELMNYVLPARNLAIVEQEMDGIDVLAPCAACYLNLYKVNREVVGDRHLHARLNEVLAASGLTYGGNVRVRHLIDVLKNDVGAKIVEQKVTDSLKGMKIAPYYGCQILRPYPVFDDPGKPVSMEPFITAMGGEVFRWSMSNRCCGASLMVAHPEVAVKSVAAILADAEGADAIVTVCPLCQMNLEAYQDKAVKAGGKAVPVLYLTQLMGLALGLDQKAMQLDKNLTLTPSVRQDIKTRAWAVPEPETDAETAGMNG
- a CDS encoding universal stress protein, translating into MFKDIIVGVTPTGIDECAVKAAAEFATKFESKLYLTHVAGMEQGWGSIETLEPSGETGQLQERMTQMYGKYLESIPDSQIKVVAGIPHNELLRLARQKNTDLIVMGPHTKEYEEKRAKMWGMAGSTLERVSQRARCPVMIVCKDVDCKEPLFQNIIVATDFSDQAECAVAYGGQMARQYKANLVLIHVTEPGGPGKSECMTRLEKAYEGRMDGIQGHSYKVEVGEPAMEILRLARQQDADLIIMAHHSKESDPDKAFLGSTVTQVALNAPCPTMSVNRFFDLRCGLMYDQTGQVVEAEAEAAV
- a CDS encoding (Fe-S)-binding protein, producing MGEAAELLVEPKQSELVDKVKGLLPEDGNLSMCLTCGACSSGCPATGMHGMDPRKFLRLALLGQEEEIRSTPWVWLCTMCRRCVHACPMGVDIPQLVYYTRQSWPREERPKGILGSCEQALNTSGNSAMGASSEDFKFVIEDVLEEVREEQPGMENLQAPIDKKGAYYFLNQNSREPVTEPDEMVPLWKILHLVGADWTYSTKGWAAENYCMFLADDESWEKVVRNKAQAVEDLGCKVWLNTEUGHEFYAVRAGLQKFNVEHSFGMESIIRLYAKWIREGKLPVNSDWNKDLGVTFTVQDPCQLVRKSLHDPVAEDLRFVVRSVVGEENFIDMWPNKSNNYCCGGGGGFLQSGFAEERRQYGRIKLDQILRTKADYCIAPCHNCHSQIHDLSEHYEAGFPVVHLWTLICLSLGILGENEREYLGEDLKNVGL